The DNA sequence CACATACTCGCGCAAGAAATAGACGCCGAGAATGACGGCGCCAATCGCTTCGATGACGAGAACAATCGCAAAAATGTTGCGGATCAACTTGACGAGTCCGGCCAAAGTCGTCTGGTTTTGGTCCAATTGGATCAACAGCCGGCCGCGGAGGCCAACTTTTTTTCCGAGAAACACCCAGATCATCGTGCCTAAGGTCATCACCCCGACACCGCCGAGCTGGATCGTCACTAACAAAATGATTTGCCCTGCTAAATTTAATGTTTCCGATACGTTTACCGTCGTCAATCCCGTCACGCTAATCGCACTTGCGGAGACGAACAAGGCGTCGATAAAGGCCAGGGATTGCCCAGGTTGGTGAGAAAAAGGCATGAATAACAATAAGGCCGAAACGACGGTAAGCAAGGCATAACCGCCAGCAATTGCTTGAATAGGCCGCAACCTTCGCGCAAAATTCATCGCGTCTACCTCCATGACCTATATCATACCAAATCTCACTTTATCACAAAACGACAAAATAAAAAAAACGCCCATACGTGCTGTTACAGACGTAAGGGCGTTGAGCGTTTCTTCCGGATGAAACTCCGACTGAACGCATTGATGTCCCAACTGCTGGCGATATGCCCAACCTCCTTGGGGAATTTTTCCCGTGCGCCTTACACTTCTCCATTCGCCTTCTCCGCGCGGCGAATGGCTAGTAAGCGGGAACTGTGCTTGGCAATTACTTTCAAAACCGCGTAGGAGGGGACAATTAAAATCATCCCTAAAATGCCAGCGATTTTTCCCCCGACGAGGATGAGCAAAATAATCATCAACGGATGGATGTTCAACTTGTGCCCGATCACTTGTGGCGAGATCAAGTTGCTTTCCGTTTGCTGGGCGACCGTCATCGCGATGAGCGCCCACACGACCATCATCGGGTCTTGGAAAAAAGCGACGATGACAGCCGGTACGCCCGCGAGAAACGGTCCCAAAAACGGAATGACGTTAAGCACCATCCCGATTAAAGCTAACAACAAGGCGTAATCCAGACCGATGATCATATAGCCGATGAACAACAGCACGCCGACACACATCGAAACGAACAGTTGACCTTGAATGTAACTGCCCAAAGCGTTGTCCATGTCACTAAGTACGTCGCGAATTTCTTTTTCCTTGCTCGAGGGAAACAACCGCACGACTTGTGGCACGAACTTTTCGCTGTCTTTTAACAAATAAAAAAGAATAAAGGGTACGACGATTATCGCGAACATTAATTCAAACAAACCACTTAAAAAGTTCCCCACGAAGGCTCCGGTCTGCTTGAAAATCGATTCTAGTTGTCCCCCGATATAGTTTACCGTCTCCTGTACATACGGCGGCACGGTGTCCATTTTTTCCTCCAATAACGTGAGCCCGCCTTGGATCGCCTTAATCATGCCGGGAATATTGTCGTACAAGTTGACGAATTGTTGCTGCACGATTGGGCCGATCTTTAGTACGATGAAGGTCAACAGCGAAATAATGAGCAAGAAGATAAGCAAAATCGCAGCCGTACGCGGCACACGCCACGATTCTAGTACTTGTATTAACGGGCGACACAAGTAAAAGAGAATGCCCGAAATTAAAAACGGCAAAAACAACGTTTGAATAAACAAGACGATCGGCGTAAAAATAAATTGTACTTGTGCAAGCAGCCACACGATGACGAGAAATAAGATGACGCCAACGGAGGCTCGAAACCAGCGCTCTTTAGTTAGTTCCATCCACACCCTACCTTTCACCGACGATTAGCTAGTCTTACTACTGGTAGATGACGACGAAGCGTCTCGCGACCGCGTCACACACCATGCTGTAGGTGGCGTGCCGCGCCTTAGTTTCTGCAACCGTGCGGCACGCCGCAAAACCGTCGTTGATACTTTCCCCATTATACCTATATTGGAATAAAAAATCATACATGCAGCGGAAAGAAGACATCTTTCTACTACAACCTATTTTATCCGTTTTTGCGCCTCCCGGTACAATTCGTTGTATGCGTCGGCGAGGCGCTCTCGCTCGTGTTCAGCAGACTCATCGAGCAGTTCTTGCCATCTCTTTTCGAACTGTTTCTCACTTTCGGCGGTAATTAACTGCTCCGCATAAGTGATATGTAATTGTACCATTTTTTCCTCTAGCTTGCCTAGTTTACTACTAGGATCGACGGCGATCGCCATTGCGATGTCCACGGGTGCGGTCACGCCGTTTTTGTCCCACCAATCGCGTGCGTGCTTCCACCGCAACGCTTTAAAAACTTCCTTTTCCCTCTTACTGGAAAGAAGCAGGGTGCTATCCTTTCCCTCGTGTATGAACGTATACGGCTCTTTTTCTTGCAGTGAAACCGAGTTGTCGATCCCTAAAAAATTGAACAAACCGAACCCTTGTGTCTCCAGATAATGCGGATTGCTTGCTACACTCTTGACGAACGCCTTCGTCGGTACCCTCTTCGCGGCGCTTTCGCGGGCCTTTTTATTCTTTTTACCTGTTACTCCATCTTTTGCTGCATAATGTGTTCCTTCAATTCCAGCCTGTAAGAGCAATTGTCCCTCTTCCGAAGCGGCCCAATCGAGCAATTGCGCAAGACGCACCACGTTGCGCGCTTTATTCGTCACGATGACCGAGCGGTCTGGCTGTGTCGCCTGTACTTTGACAAGCTGTTTTTCGCCGCGTTTAACTTGTGTTTTCG is a window from the Numidum massiliense genome containing:
- a CDS encoding AI-2E family transporter, which translates into the protein MELTKERWFRASVGVILFLVIVWLLAQVQFIFTPIVLFIQTLFLPFLISGILFYLCRPLIQVLESWRVPRTAAILLIFLLIISLLTFIVLKIGPIVQQQFVNLYDNIPGMIKAIQGGLTLLEEKMDTVPPYVQETVNYIGGQLESIFKQTGAFVGNFLSGLFELMFAIIVVPFILFYLLKDSEKFVPQVVRLFPSSKEKEIRDVLSDMDNALGSYIQGQLFVSMCVGVLLFIGYMIIGLDYALLLALIGMVLNVIPFLGPFLAGVPAVIVAFFQDPMMVVWALIAMTVAQQTESNLISPQVIGHKLNIHPLMIILLILVGGKIAGILGMILIVPSYAVLKVIAKHSSRLLAIRRAEKANGEV